Genomic DNA from Thermobifida alba:
TCGGCCCCTGTGGGCGCGGGACCGGTGACGGGTACTTCCTCCCAGAACGTTGCCACGTGGCCTGCGGCCTCGACGGGTTGGTCGATGCCGGACAGCAGGCGCACAGCGGGCATGTCTTGGCCGGTCAGCCAGCGGGCCACCTGCACGACCGTGGTGATGCTGGCCCTAGCGGCGCGGGAACCGGCGATGCGCACCACCACCGGAGCCGTGGCCAGCCGCAGTGCGGCGTTGTTGGTGAACTTGATCAACTGGGCGCCGGTCGGATCGAGGCCGACACGGTCGCACAGGGCTGCCACGACCGTGGGGAGCTCGGCCAGCGTGAGACCGCCTGCGGAAGCCGTTGGTGCAGAAGGTGGTGTGCTCATCGTGTCCGCAGCGTAGCAATCCGTTCCACCAGGTCGGCGGCATCGATGGTGTGTACTGCCTGTGCTGCAGCAGCCAAAGGGGCAAGCCGGTCGATGACCCGGGCAGAGCACAGACGCTCAGCCAAGTCGACAGCGGCATAACCGGCCTCCACGCCTTCCGCGGTATCTCCGCCTGTGATGTGGGCAGTAGCCAAAGCCGCTAGTTCAAACGCGCGACTCCGACTCATTTCCGGTCCTCGTTGGGAGAGGCTACGGGTGAGACTCGTGGTCGCCTGGTTGTAGGCGCGGGGAACGAGCTCCACTAGAGAGGCGTTGACCACGCCGGTCATGGCGTCCAGGTCGGCAGTGCCGAAGAAACGGGCCCAGGACGGGACACGGGTGTGGTCGGTACGGGTGAATTCGTCCTGGGAACGTCCCAGCGCTTGGAGCGCGCGGCTTGGGTCTCCTGTCAGGGCATAGGCCCAGGCCTCGTTGGCGTGCAGGATCGCCACGGTTACCCCGCAACCGGAGTTCTGTCCGGCGATCTGTCCTAACTGGAAGAAGCGCAGGGCGTCGCTGATCAGTCCACGGTGGAGGTGGAGGCGTCCCATGCGGTAGAGGACGTTGGCGGAGAGAGAAGGCTCCTGGGCATGGTGAGCGTGTTCCAGGGCACGGGCGAAGTGCCACCGTGCGGTGGAGTGGCCGCCGATGTCGAACTCTGTCCATCCCGCCAGGTTGTGGAGATCGGCCAGAGCGAGGTGCAGTCGAGCTTTGACCCTATCGTTCTCCGAGGCCGCGGTAAGGAAACGGCGGGCGTGGGCGGTGTGAGCGTTGATCGCGTCGCGGCATGCTCCACCGCCGTACCGGTAGTCTGCGGCCCTCAAGGAGTGGGTCACTGCTTCGAGGTGTTCCACGTTGGCCATGGTGACTCGCTGTGGAACCTGAGCCGCTTCTATGGTGAACGGTGAAGTCCACCGGTCTGGTGTCTGGGGAACCACTCCCATGGTGACCTGGGCTGCATAGGCGATCAGGTCATGCACTTCCGTGGTTTCGCTGCATACCTCTGGTCCAGAGAAGTGGGTGACATATTCGAGGACTGGCTGAGGCGTCCCCAGTCCTTCCAAGGCTCGGCGTTTCTTGATGGGGGATCGCAGGGAGCGCTTGCCGGATTCCATCTGCGAGACCATGCCTTGGGACAGGCCGGTCATGTTCGCGATCGCCTCTTGGGTGAGGTCGGTGCGGGCGCGCAGCAGTCGCACGATCCGCGTCACATCCGAGCGCGCCACCGCCTCGCGGACGTCAGCGCGCTGCCAGAAAGCGACGGGAATGCACTCGCATCTCCCCTCGGCACGGTCGTGCCCGCAGTGGCCGCAGATCACGGAGGCCATGATCTCCTAAGGAAGCCAGGTACTCCATAACAGATTATTACGGCCTGCAGCCTGGGCTCGGGTCTCCCAGCCCTCGCAAACCAGCGCAGCCAGACTGTGCGAGCACACAACACGTTCTTCTTCAGTGGACGAGGACCGGAACGAGTTGGGGAGGCCGCATGCCTGCTGGGTTCGCGGAGCCGGAGAGAATCCTCGGATCGACGAGGAGATCCACCGCAGGATCACCGACCTGGCCGACCCGAGCCGTCCCCGCCACTGGCACCCCTACTGACCCCGCCGTATCGGCAACCTGCCGACGACCGGGACTGAGCGGTCCAGGAATTCTCGCACCGCCGGGTGGGCAGAGTGCGCGGTGAAGCGTCGGACGAGCGAGTCGAGATAGCCGCGGACACGGGCCGAAGCGGTCCGCTCGACCAGCGGAAGGACAGCTGTGCCGAGTGCGGCGGCCTCGTCGAGTTCGTTCTGAGCGAGTACCGCCGCCACACGCACCATGTGGGAGAAGGAGCGGCTGCGCGCGTAGTCGTCCCCCGTGCTCAGCCTCAGGCACTCCTCGGCATGGGTACGAGCTGCGGCAGCGCGACCGAGGTCGCGGTGGCAGTGGGCGAGTTCGTCGGTGAACTCGCAGGCGTCGAAGTATCCGATCCACTCAGGATCCTCCTCCGGCCTGCTGCGGACGAACTCCGTCTCGGCCGCGGCCATCGCCCGGGTGCAGGCCGCCGCGTCTCCGGCAGCGGCGGTCGCACGGGCCTCCATTATGAGGAACCGCGCCTTGATCGATCCGCGTTAGCCCCGCCACTGGCATCTCTACTGGTTTTAGTGGTTATTCCAATGTTTGAGACATTAGAGTCATCACACTTTATTGCAATCATTACCGGAGTTGTGCTTGTCCGATCCAGCGGTTCGAGGAACGCTGTAGAGCACCGACAGGAAAAACGTTCTACTCAGAAGCAAGGCGTCATCGCCCCTCATACGGGAGCACCGGTCGTGCGGCCCGGAGAGAGACCAGTTCTGTGACGTCCTGCTGAAAGCGCGGCACGATGTGCCAGAGTCTGAGACCAACTCGCCCTGAGCCGAGGAGAGGCCGTGCACCTGTTGACCGATCATCCGGGCTGGACCGACTCCGGAGTCCGCGTCGTCCGCACGAGCGACGGGCCGCGAATCGTCTCCGCTGCCACTCTGCCGCTCCAGCCCCGGGACAGAACGGCCGGACTCATGGTTGACGTCCACGATCCCGTAAACCTTGGCGAAGGCGTCCCTGAGCGGTTGCGGAAAGTGCTGTACGGGCGGGGACCGGTCGCTCGGTTGCGCAACCCCGACCTGTGGGATGCCCTGGCCACCGCGATCATCCGACAGGTCATCCGCGCCGGCCAGGCCCGTCTCATGTATCAGCGGTTCAGCGCAGCTTTCGGTGAGAGCGTCACCCGCGATGGAAACCGGCTACGCGCCTTTCCCGCCCCGGAGACGGTTCTGGCGGTGAGCGACGCCGAGTACGCGCGCCTGGGCATGGCGTTCAAACGGCGTCCGCTGCGCGCCGCCGCCGAGGCGTTCCTCGACCTCGGTGACAAATGGGCGAGTCTGCCCCCCACCGACCTGGTCACCGAAGTGCAGTCGGTACACCGGATCGGCCCGTGGACCGCCGGTGCCGCTGTCGCCGACCACACCGGCGACTTCTCCCGCTACCCCTGCGGCGACCTGGCGGTCCGTACTTATGCGGCTCAGGCTGCCCCTGGCCTGGCCTGGCCCGACAGCGAACCCGAGTTCGCCGCCCGCTGGAAGCGCTGCACCACCACTCCCCGCGAACTGTCGACCCTCACCGTGCTCACCCTGGCTCTGGGAGGACGCCGTGCACAGGAGTACGCCCCCGACTGACCCCATCCGCGGTCACAATCCCGACCACGCCCTAGACGCCCTGTTCGTTAACACCCCGCTGCGCGACTACGCCCAGCGTCCCCGCGTCAACGACTTCACCCTTCCCGTGCTGGGTGTCGGCTACATCGCCACCTACGCCGCCCACCGCGGGTTCAACGTGGGAGTGCTCGACGCCGAGGCGCTCGGCCTGTCGGTCGCCGACACTGTCGCCGCGGTCAACCGGGCACGGCCCCGCTGGGTCGGATTCAACCTGCTGGCCCCCACCTACGAGATCTCCGCGACCATCGCCTCGGGCCTCGATCCCGACATCAAGGTGATGGTGGGCGGCCACCAGGCCAAGGCCATGCCCACCCAGATCCTCACCGATGAACGCATGGCCCGCTGTGCGGCCCTGGTCATCGGCGAGGCCGAGACCCGTGTCGCTGAACTGCTGGACGACCACCACCGCCGCGCCGACCTGCCCGGCGTGATGTGGCTCGACCCCCTGCTGAAGACCCCGGTCACCGGAGGACGTCCCGGACATGGCCACCACCTCGCCCCGCCCGTCGACGGACTACCGTTCGTGGACCGCCGCTACCTCGTCCAAGACCCCTACTCTGACGCAGGGCGATGGGAGGCCGCCATAGTCGCAGCGCGTGGATGCCCCTACGACTGCTCGTTCTGCGGTGCCGCTGTCTCGGCCAATCCTGACGTCACCATCCGGGTGCGCAGCGCCGAGGGCATCGTCGCCGAGATGGAGCAGTTGCGCGACAACCTCGGCGTGACGGCGTTCCGCTTCGTCGACGACCTGTTCCTGGGCGCCCGGCGCGTCATCGACCAGATGACAGTCTGCTTCACCAAGGCGCGAATCGGTGACTGGGCGGTGTGGGACGCCACCGGCCGCATCAACGTACTGCACCGGCTCGACGAAGCAACCCTGGACCTGCTGGCAGCCAACGGGCTGCGTGAGGTCGCCTTGGGCATCGAGTCCGGCAGTGAACGGGTGCTGACCTACATCGATAAACGCATCACCCGCGACATGGTCCGCTCTGTGATCGTCCGCCTCCTTTCTCGCGGAATCAACGTCAAGGGCTACTTCATCCTAGGATTTCCCACCGAAACCCGCGAAGAGATGGCCGAGACTGTCGCCCTGGTCCACGAACTGTGGGACCTCGCCGACAGAGCTCCGGGCCGGTTCCGCTCCTCTGTGTTCGAGTTCCGGCCCTACCCTGGCACACCCGAATGGCGCCGACTGCTCGCCACTGGCCGCTACACCCCCACACAACTGCTCAACTACACGGCGGTGGACCTGACCGATCAGGGAGTGGACGTGGCCCTGCACCACCGCGACGAATTCAACTTCTCCACCGGCATCCAGTTCGGCGAGCCCACCGTCGAGGAAGTACGCGCTGCGCTGGTGGAACTGTCCCGCAGCGAGTACATGCGGAGGGCGGCGTGAGCGGTCTGTTCGTTGCCTTCGACGGTCCCGGAGGCGCTGGGAAATCCACCACCGTGAGACTCTTGCGCGAGCGACTTTCCGAGGAAGGGCTGCCGGTGGTCGCCACCACCGAACCGTCGCACTCCGCACTGGGCCGCTTCACCCGTGCCCACACCGGCGACTACCGCGGCCTGTCCTTGGCCTGCTTGGTCGCCGCCGACCGCTACCACCACCTCGACACCGAGATCCGCCCTGCTCTGGCAGCAGAACAGTTGGTGCTGTGTGACCGCTACCTTGCCTCGTCCCTGGTCCTGCAAGCCGGAATCGACGGCGTTCCCCCCGAATTCGTCCGCGCCCTCAACACCCACGTCGATCTTCCCGACCTGAACGTCATCATGACGGCCCCACCCGATGTGCTCCGCGAGCGGCTGACCACACGCGGCTCCCACGGCCGTTTCGAGGACGATCCCGCCAACACCGACCGGGAGTTCGTCCTCTACCAGGAAGTGCTTGCCATGCTGGAGGGTATCGGCGTTCCCACACTGGTGATCGACACCGGTTCTGATGTGGGAACAACGGTTTCCCGTCTCGCCGCAACCATCCAGGCGCTATGGTCGCACCGACATCTCTAGTAAGCCATCCCAGGTGAGGCCAGCCATGCCGGAGCGCTACCGCAGCATTGTCGACGTCCACGTCATCCTGCACCGGGACGGGGAGATCCTGCTGCTGGAGCGGCAGAACACCGGATACTGCGACGGCATGCTGCACCTGCCCTCCGGCCACCTGGAGGAGGGCGAACCGCTCCACCACGGCGCGGCCCGCGAGGCCCGAGAAGAAGTCGGGGTCGCCGTCGACCCCGACGACCTCGCCCTGGCCGCGGTCCTCCACCACCGCCAACGCCCCGACCTGGCCCGCATCGGCGTGTTCTTCACCGCCCGGAACTGGGAGGGGGAGCCCTACAACGCCGAACCCCACAAGTGCGGCAAACTCGTGTGGGCCGATCCCCACCTGCTGCCCCACAACACCATCGACTACCCCGCCCAGGGCATCCGCGCCTGGCTCGCCGGCACCGGGTACGCGCCCCACAACTGGCCGTCTTCCGTCGGCGGTCGACTCATTGATCTGGAGGAGAGGAAGAAGAGGCCCGTTTCCTGACAGCACCGGAGCACCTGTGATGGTCAGGGCCCGTATCTGCTGGTCGAGGGCGATATTGGTTGGGAGCTCCTGTGCCGGGTGTGACCGAAGCTGTCATGAAGAGGCGGAGTCCCGGCTTGTCCCTGTCTGTTATTACGTCCGCTATTGAGCTGGTCTATCACTCCTGCGGCTGCTGCGAAGCAGCTTGCTACTACCGAACCGGCAAGGATGATCCGTATGGTTGACCACTCGTTTCTCGCTCGACTCACTGCCGAGGCCGAGACCGACGGCGTACAACAACTCGTCGTCGGTGCAGTCGTCCAGCACGATGGCAGGGTGCTGCTTCTCCAACGTCCTGAAGACGACTTCATGCCCGGCATCTTCGAACTCCCCAGCGGCAAGGTTGAGGCGGGCGAACAGCTTGACGCCGCGCTGGCCCGCGAGGTCAGAGAAGAAACCGGCCTGGACCTCGTCGCCGTCCGGCAGTATCTCGGCAGCTTCGACTACACCAGTGGCAGCGGTAAGAAAAGCCGACAGTTCAACTTCGCGGTGGACGTGCGCGAACCGGGGCCGGTCGTTCTCCAGGAGCACGACGCCTACACCTGGGCAGCCCTCACCGAGGACCCGCCCGTCACCGATGCCGTGAAGGACGTGCTGAGCAGGTACCGGGAGGTTGTCGGCGGCTGAGTCTCTGCCCCTCGGCATCTGCGGGTGCTGCTCTGTTCAGCAGCAGAACGGGATGAGGCGGCTCTGGGCTGTCGCATCCGGTTAGGGAGAATCCCTCGTCTTTGCGGCCGACTGCCCGCCCTGCCGCTGGCCAGTGCCCCTCGCTGTCCGGAACCCACCCGAGTTAGCCCGGTGAGCCCGCCCTCGCCCGCCTGGTCCTCGCGCCCTCCGGGGTGTCTCTCCCGGCCGAAGGCTCCGGGACTGGGGGAGGAAACCCCGACGCAGCCGCCCCTGACCGAGGCCACCTCTGGGGCAGCCCGTCCCGCAGGGCGCTGTGCTTCGGTGTCTCGGCGCTGTCCGCCGTGGGGATGACCGGTCGCCTCGTCGAGACGTGGCGGTCCACTGGAGGGTTTGCGGTCGCGCCCTTTTCCGTGGCGTTGCCGGAGGATGCACGCAACGTAGTGGGCTGTTGCCGGTCGCAGTGGCTGTCGCACGAGTTTTTTGCTGTGTACAATAACGTTTGGTGCCGTCCGAATTTCTTCCTGTGAGGCACAGAGCAGTTCTCTCTATAAAAGGAACCGAGAATCTGCGGTTAGGGCGGGAAGGATGTTTCGTTCCGCCGTTTTGCGGTAGGAGACCAATCGTCACTGCCGCGCAGGCCGGTGCTCACAGACCGCGCGTGGGACGCACTGCGGCCGGAGACGGTCGCGGGTGCTGTCGTGCGCGCAAAAGAAGGGCCCCCAAACGCCTGGCCTGGAAACCGTAGCGTTTGAGAGCCCTTGCCGGGGCCTCGGTCTCAGAGCCCCAGGAGGATCATCGCCCAGCGGGTGAGGATCTCCAGGAGGTCTCCGAGGCCGAGGCCTCCTTCTTGGGTGCGGTCGTACACGCTGATCACGTCAACGATCAAACGTGCCACGTAGTTCCCGTAACGGACGGCCTCCAAATAGTCAGACCATACGTTCACCGACTTCTTGCGGTGCTTTCCGATGTAACGGGTTCTTCGCACCCTGTTCCCCTCTCTCTATGACCGCTCGGTCGACCGGACGGCCGACCGCTTTCTCGGGCTGGGATGCCGGAGAAAACCAGGACTTCACTGTTTGCGGTGCGGAGAAGGGACTTTCCAGGAGAGGGCCTGTGTCACCTTCCCGTCCCGGAGGCGGGTACAGGAAAGCAAGACCGGCTCTTCCCTTTGTTGACGGGGTGTCAGGAAATTTGTCTGGGGAGACGGGAGGCACTCCCAGCTTTCAGGGTCCCGGAGTCCTCCGATTCACCCGGAGGTCTTCCAGCGCCCTGCGGGCCTGCACGGGTCTAGGTGCAAAGAGGGGGTATTCCGTCCGAGAACGCTCCCGGTCCGACGGACCCCGGCGGTCCACACAGTTTTCCTCGATGTCCTTTCCGTGGGACGTTGCTACCTGACGGACGATCATATCTTACCGCTTTGCCCCACTCGTCCCTTTGATGCATATGCACGTGCATATGCTAGAGATATACTTATAACTGCACGTTGCTGACTTCCTGATCCGAGATGAAAAGTCATAGTGAAAACCGGACAAGAAGCGTCAGACGTTCGCACATGTGCAAAAAGGGGATGGGATGTCGTGGTTGGCGGAGCGGAGTCGGAACTTCTACGAGTCTGATGCGCGGCGTTTCGCCGAATGGTGTCGGAAAAGAGGAGAAGATCCGCTTCCAGCCAGTGAAACGACCATCAGATCCTATGTAGCCCACTTGAGAGAGCATGGAAGAGCCGCCGCGACCATCAAACGGGCGCTCACCGCGATCCGGTACACACACCGCGCACACGGACTGGCGTTCCCCGACTGCCCCGTCGTCCTGGCCCCGCCGCCCCGCACCCGCAACAGCTCCGGACGGGCGCGCCCGCTGCGACTGGAGGAGCTGAGGCGCCTCGTCGACTCCCTCCCCTTGGACACCCCCGCCGGCCTGCGCGACCGCGCCCTGTTCCTGCTGGGCTTCTTCAGTTCGGCCCGCCCCCGCGAACTGCTGCTCCTCGACGTCGATCACCCGATCCACGCCCCCGACCCCTGGGCCCCCCTCCCCAGCCGGCGAGGCAGCAGGAGAAACACGCCGCTTGTACTCTCCGCCCTCCCGGACATGGCGGAACTGAACCCCCTCATCGCCGTGCAGGAGTGGAAGCGCCAACTGGCCGCACAGGGCATCCACGAGGGGCCGCTGTTCCGCCGGATCGACCGCCACGGACGCGTCTTCGGAGGAGACCGGATTCCGGCAGGCCGGTCGGCCGGAGACGGCCGCCTCAGCGTGCGGGGGTACAACGGCATCGTGCGCACCCGCGGTGCCCAGGCCGGTCTCGACCTCCGTGGCCTGTCCACCACCTCGTTGCGTCTCGCCGACCCGGCCCGACAGGCCAGGGAAAGGCGCCGCATGCACGCCGCTCGCAACGGTCGACCAGCGCTGAAGAGCGAATGGCGGTCAGTGGCGTCGGAATACCAGTTGACGCAGCGGAGGCAGCAGGAACTCCCTCGCAGCGGTTCGCCTTCCACCGATGGCCGACCGTCCGCTCCTCCCCACGTGGACGGGGCCCCGCCCGAGGCAGCGGGCGCGGAACCGCAGATCACGGGCCACCGCTGTCAGGACCGTGGTGGTCGGACGGCACGGTGCGAAGGCCCCGAGCGGCCGCGGCCCGAGTGCCGCGACGGGTTACCCTGTCCCCTCTGGTCCGGTGGACGAGGACGGGAAGCGGTGGGCACGAGCGATCCTGCGGCTCAGTGTCGGGTCGAGTTCGACGCGGAAGTGGTCTTCAGCAACGGCGGTTCCCTGCGGACGGAGGGCTTCCGCCTCGACATCCCCGGTGACGACATCAGTGACGCCGAACTGGGCGAACTGCTGGTGCGCCACCTCGGCCTCCTGATGGTCGAACGGACGACTATCACCCGCAAACAGCTCATCCGGGAACCCCACAAGGGCTCCCGGGGCACCGAGGGCAGCAACGGGGAGCGGACGGTCGTCGACCTCACCGGTGAGGCGACGACGGCCGCCCTGCCCAACGGCCTGGAACTGGAACGGTCGGTGGACCTGCCTGTCGCTCTGGTGCGGCTGCTCGGTGCGGAGAAGCCGGTCGCGGACCGGCTGGCCCTCGCCGCCCTGGAGCTTGCGGGGCACGCGGTCCTGGTCCACACGGGAACAGACGGCCCCTTCCTGACCGACGAGGCCGCGGAACTACTGGTGGAGTGGGGAGCGGCCCTGGTCGCCTCCGACGCGCGAGGCCCGGTGCCGGACCTGCTGCCCCGGGCCGGAGTCCCGGTGGTGACGGGACTGGCGAACCTCGACGCGCTGCCCCCGTTCGGTACCCGGCTGCACGCGGTGCCGTTTCCCGGGGCGGACGGGCCGCCCCGCGTGCGGGTCTACGCCGTCGCCGGAGGGTGACGAAGACTTTTCCTCTGGTCCCAGAGGGGACAGCATGGCGGCGGGAATAGGTTGCGCGAGGTCCCGGCCAGGCCGGGACCTCGCGGTGTTTCAGAGTTCGTTGTTCTTGAGCGTGGTGAGGAACGCCTGCCACTCTGCGGTGTCGAACACCAGGTGTCCGAGCTCGCGGTGCTCGGAGTCGCGGACAGCGGCCCCCGCTTGAAGCGGGCCACCTCGACGCAGTTGTTCAGGTCGCTGTAACTGGACTTGCGGAACCGCAGTTCACCGTCTGGAACCAGGTTGCCCATCGTGGCCTCCTAATCTCCTGCGTCAGGCCGCCGTGGAGCTGTTCTGTGCCAGGCGGGACAGGAAGTCCTCGCGTGGCATCGCGTGCTTGTGCCGCCCTAGCACCTCGATGACGTATCTGTCCAAGCGCGGCGCGGCCTGCGGGGTGGGGGCGTCGGTCAGGCATAACAGCCCTTGACCTGTCCTCCGGCCCGCCACCGGCGTCCCCCAGTTCACGTCCTCTGGGCTCGCTTCCCCTCATCCTGCCAGGTCATGGGGGCCTTCTTCAGGGCCACAGTTCGGGATAGCATGGCCGTGGAACGAGTACATGGAAGCTCTCGGCGACGTCGGTCGCCGAGGGCTTCCGCTCTTGGTCAGAATGTGTCCTGCTTGACGGCGTCGATGAAGGCACGCCACTCGGCGGAGGAGAAGAGCAGGCTTCCCTGGTCACGGTTCTTGGTGTCGCGGACAGCGGTGACTCCGGGGGCGTCGGCCACCTCGACGCAGTTCTGCTGCTGGGTGTAACTCGAAGTACGCCAGCAAGCACCTTCAGGAAACACGTGCATGGTGTTCTCTCTAATGTCTGATCATCTGCTTCAGATAGGGGATCGTTCGTTCCTCGTCCAGGGCGGAACTGCGTATGTGATCCCACAGCTTCCTGTATAGGGCGATTTCTTCGGGTCGCTCCAGGTACAAGCCGTCGGTGAACGTCTCCAGGTAGACGATCGGAGATGCGGGTTCCAAGAACTCCATGATCACGAACGGCCCGGTCACGCCTGCATGGATTCCAGCGCTGGTAGGCAGTACCTGGATGGTGACGTGGTTGGACGAGTCGGCGAGGTCGATCAGGCGCTCGATCTGCTCCCTCATCACATCAGGAGCGCCAGCCAGACGTTGGAGAGCGTGCTCCTCGATCACAGCCCAAAGTTCCGGAGGGTTCTCACCGGTGAGAATCTCTTGGCGCTTCATACGGGCTTCAACCGCGCGCTGGATGTCTTCAGGGTTGCGCGACAGCCGTGCGCGTTGAAGGAGATGAGCGTAGCCGGGAGTCTGCAACAGTCCGGGAATGCCGGAAGCCTCGTAGTTGGCGATGTGGGTAGCTTCCGCCTCCAACTCGACGTATGAGCCGGTGAGGATGTCGTCGTAGCGCGTCCACCAGCCGCGCTTCTGGGCCTGGCGAACCAGGGTGAGCACGGCGTCGTACCTGGGGTCGTCAGGGGTTACGCCGTACTCCTGCAACAGCGCTTTGGCCTCGACGACGCTGAGCCTCTTCCGTTCACCCGTCTCGATGTGTCCGAGCTTGGCTCTTGACCATTCGAGCCGCCGGGCTGCCTCTTCGAGACTCAATCCGGCGTCTTTACGCAGGCGCCGGAGGATCGCGGAGAGTTGGCGCCGCCGAACTGTCGGGCTTGCCGCCATGCGCTTGCTTCCTCTCCCACGCTGGTTCCTGAACGTGCTGATCGTAGCCTCCTGGCGAGAAAACGGACATTTAGCAATCTATGGATTCACATTCAAAGGCTAGAGCTTGAAATCTAGATTTCTAGCATTCACTATGGGTGTGTACTCGTTCTCCTGCCGTCCCGTTCCAGACGGCTCAGTCATGCGCGAGGAGGACGCCCATGCGTCTGGTCCGCACCCTTGTCCCCCTGCTGGCGGCGCTTCCGCTGCTGCTGGCCCGCACCGCCCTGCCGCGAACGCGGCGGCGGGTCGCCGACCGGCCTGCTCTGCGCCGTGCCCGGCGGCCCCAGGAACGCCCCGTGCCCCGCCGCGCTCCGCGGCCCCGCCCCTACGTGCCCCGGCACGCCGTGCCGCCGACGGCGGACGAAGCCGAGTTCCACCGGGTCGCACGGCGGCACGCGCCGCTGTGGCAACTGAGCTACGAGCCGCACGACCTCGTGCCCTACCTGGCGCGCCACCGGGTGCTGGGCGACCTGCTGATCGGCTGCACCGACTTGGACGCCCTGGACTTCACGCTCACCGAGTTCACGCCGCCCGGCTACGCCCGCGCCTACCTGGGCCGCCACCGGTGAGAGGGGCGGACGACATGGACCTCACCCCTGAAGAAGCGCGCCTGCTGCGCGAACTCGCCGACAGCCTCGTGTCGGGCACGCGGGACCGCACCTACTGGCTCACCGGAGTGCGGCACACCTGCCTGGCGCTGCTGCACCAGATCGCCCTGTGGCTGGGCGAGTCCTGCGGCGAGTGCCACCCGCTCACCGGCACCGGGTGCGTCCGTCCCGACGGCCACGTCGGCTTCCACACCGACGTGTTCGGCCACCTGTGGCCCCAGGGCCAGCACGGGATCGCGCAACCGGAACCGGAGCCGTAGCCGCCGAGCTGCCGCGCCCCAGCGGTTGGGGAGACCCGACAGGCGCTGGGGCGCGGCCCGCTCTTAGACACCTCCGGTCATGGGCCGGACAGCGCGGAGCCCCGGGACGTTCGGGGCCCGGGGCTCCGATGTGGCGTCTGTTTTGAGGGCGTCGGGGCCTGGATCACCCCAGCCGCACTTTGCGGCGGGTGACCCGGTAGATCGCCCGCCGCCACCGGGCGCGCGGCAGCGGGGGAAGGCTGGCCAGTCTCCGCTCGTACCCGGGACGGTTCAGGTCCCACAGGTCCTCCGGCGCCGAGGAGGCGACCGGGTTCGGCACGACCGGGGGAGGCTCCGGCAGAAACCCGGTGAACTGGACCGCCGTCGGGACGTCGTCCGGCTCCGGTAGCGGAGAGACGGCCTGGAAGGGTTCCTGGGCGGGTTCCGGGCCCGGCGTGGAATTCGGATCGATGATCCGGGTGAACTCCTGGACCAGTCCCGCATCGGGCTCGGGGGCCGGTTCCGGTTCTGGAGCCGGGGAGACGGTCCGGGCTGTCTCCTGGACGGGCTCCGGTTCAGGCTCCGGGGGAGGAGCGGTGATCCGGGCGGTCTCCTGGGCCGGTTCCGGTTCGGGCTCCGGCTGGGGTTCGGGTTCGGTGACGGGCTCGGGAGACGGCGCGACTGCCCGGGCGGCTTCCGGCTCCGGTTCCCGTTCGGGAGCAGCCTTCGGTTCGGGAGTCGGATCGGTGACGCTGACGGTCTCCCAGGCCGGTTCCGCTTCCGGCTCGGGGGCCGGTTCCGGTTCCGGCTGCGGGGCAGGCTCCGGCTCGGCGGACTGCGGTGCGACATCCTGGACCGGTTCGGTCTCCGGCTCTTGGACCGCCTCCGGCTCCGGAACAGGGACGGGAGGCGGGGCAGGAGGCTGCGGC
This window encodes:
- a CDS encoding helix-turn-helix domain-containing protein codes for the protein MASVICGHCGHDRAEGRCECIPVAFWQRADVREAVARSDVTRIVRLLRARTDLTQEAIANMTGLSQGMVSQMESGKRSLRSPIKKRRALEGLGTPQPVLEYVTHFSGPEVCSETTEVHDLIAYAAQVTMGVVPQTPDRWTSPFTIEAAQVPQRVTMANVEHLEAVTHSLRAADYRYGGGACRDAINAHTAHARRFLTAASENDRVKARLHLALADLHNLAGWTEFDIGGHSTARWHFARALEHAHHAQEPSLSANVLYRMGRLHLHRGLISDALRFFQLGQIAGQNSGCGVTVAILHANEAWAYALTGDPSRALQALGRSQDEFTRTDHTRVPSWARFFGTADLDAMTGVVNASLVELVPRAYNQATTSLTRSLSQRGPEMSRSRAFELAALATAHITGGDTAEGVEAGYAAVDLAERLCSARVIDRLAPLAAAAQAVHTIDAADLVERIATLRTR
- a CDS encoding B12-binding domain-containing radical SAM protein: MHRSTPPTDPIRGHNPDHALDALFVNTPLRDYAQRPRVNDFTLPVLGVGYIATYAAHRGFNVGVLDAEALGLSVADTVAAVNRARPRWVGFNLLAPTYEISATIASGLDPDIKVMVGGHQAKAMPTQILTDERMARCAALVIGEAETRVAELLDDHHRRADLPGVMWLDPLLKTPVTGGRPGHGHHLAPPVDGLPFVDRRYLVQDPYSDAGRWEAAIVAARGCPYDCSFCGAAVSANPDVTIRVRSAEGIVAEMEQLRDNLGVTAFRFVDDLFLGARRVIDQMTVCFTKARIGDWAVWDATGRINVLHRLDEATLDLLAANGLREVALGIESGSERVLTYIDKRITRDMVRSVIVRLLSRGINVKGYFILGFPTETREEMAETVALVHELWDLADRAPGRFRSSVFEFRPYPGTPEWRRLLATGRYTPTQLLNYTAVDLTDQGVDVALHHRDEFNFSTGIQFGEPTVEEVRAALVELSRSEYMRRAA
- the tmk gene encoding dTMP kinase, whose protein sequence is MSGLFVAFDGPGGAGKSTTVRLLRERLSEEGLPVVATTEPSHSALGRFTRAHTGDYRGLSLACLVAADRYHHLDTEIRPALAAEQLVLCDRYLASSLVLQAGIDGVPPEFVRALNTHVDLPDLNVIMTAPPDVLRERLTTRGSHGRFEDDPANTDREFVLYQEVLAMLEGIGVPTLVIDTGSDVGTTVSRLAATIQALWSHRHL
- a CDS encoding NUDIX hydrolase yields the protein MPERYRSIVDVHVILHRDGEILLLERQNTGYCDGMLHLPSGHLEEGEPLHHGAAREAREEVGVAVDPDDLALAAVLHHRQRPDLARIGVFFTARNWEGEPYNAEPHKCGKLVWADPHLLPHNTIDYPAQGIRAWLAGTGYAPHNWPSSVGGRLIDLEERKKRPVS
- a CDS encoding NUDIX domain-containing protein; protein product: MVDHSFLARLTAEAETDGVQQLVVGAVVQHDGRVLLLQRPEDDFMPGIFELPSGKVEAGEQLDAALAREVREETGLDLVAVRQYLGSFDYTSGSGKKSRQFNFAVDVREPGPVVLQEHDAYTWAALTEDPPVTDAVKDVLSRYREVVGG
- a CDS encoding site-specific integrase, coding for MSWLAERSRNFYESDARRFAEWCRKRGEDPLPASETTIRSYVAHLREHGRAAATIKRALTAIRYTHRAHGLAFPDCPVVLAPPPRTRNSSGRARPLRLEELRRLVDSLPLDTPAGLRDRALFLLGFFSSARPRELLLLDVDHPIHAPDPWAPLPSRRGSRRNTPLVLSALPDMAELNPLIAVQEWKRQLAAQGIHEGPLFRRIDRHGRVFGGDRIPAGRSAGDGRLSVRGYNGIVRTRGAQAGLDLRGLSTTSLRLADPARQARERRRMHAARNGRPALKSEWRSVASEYQLTQRRQQELPRSGSPSTDGRPSAPPHVDGAPPEAAGAEPQITGHRCQDRGGRTARCEGPERPRPECRDGLPCPLWSGGRGREAVGTSDPAAQCRVEFDAEVVFSNGGSLRTEGFRLDIPGDDISDAELGELLVRHLGLLMVERTTITRKQLIREPHKGSRGTEGSNGERTVVDLTGEATTAALPNGLELERSVDLPVALVRLLGAEKPVADRLALAALELAGHAVLVHTGTDGPFLTDEAAELLVEWGAALVASDARGPVPDLLPRAGVPVVTGLANLDALPPFGTRLHAVPFPGADGPPRVRVYAVAGG